CCGCCGCCCAGCGGTGTGCCGCCCACGATGACGCTGGCTATGACCACCAGTTCCAGCCCCCCGTAACTCGAGGCCTGGGCGGTATTCGACATTCCGGTGTAGATCACCGCCGCCAGGGCGCACGTGAGCCCGCAGATGGCATACGTAGCCGACTTGACGAGCGACGTGTTGATCCCCGCCAGCCACGAGGCGTTCTCGTTCCCGCCGACGGCGTAGACGTAGTGGCCGAACCGCGTCAGATGCAGCAGGTACAGGCTGACGGCAAACACGCCGACGAAAATCAGGATCGGTATGGTCACCTGGTACTCCGCCGCGCCGAACACGCTCACCTTGCCCCAGTAGATGCGGCCGACAACGCTCTTGAAGGCGAGCGGCACGCTCACCGTCTGGCCCCCGTGCGTCAGGATCAGCGCGATGCCGCGGAAAATAAGCATCGTGCTCAGCGTCGTCACGAACGGGTTCACCCCCACGTAGGCCACCGACGCCCCGTTGACGGCGCCGAGCATGAACCCCGTGGCCGTCGTCACCGCCACGGCGACGGCAATCGCCAGCCACACCGGCTGCCCGGCCATGGCCTGGAGCGTGAGGACCGCCGCCACGCTGCACACCGTCGTCGTGGACCCGACCGAAAGGTCGAAGCCGCCGGCCACCATCACCAACGTCATCCCGCACGCGATGATGCCCAGGTACGCCGCGTTGGTCAGAACGTTGTATACC
The nucleotide sequence above comes from Planctomycetota bacterium. Encoded proteins:
- a CDS encoding ABC transporter permease, whose amino-acid sequence is MTRDLGAPKSAKRGWRPSFQTVQALSVVGLLAVICIVASVRSATFFSWQNLVYNVLTNAAYLGIIACGMTLVMVAGGFDLSVGSTTTVCSVAAVLTLQAMAGQPVWLAIAVAVAVTTATGFMLGAVNGASVAYVGVNPFVTTLSTMLIFRGIALILTHGGQTVSVPLAFKSVVGRIYWGKVSVFGAAEYQVTIPILIFVGVFAVSLYLLHLTRFGHYVYAVGGNENASWLAGINTSLVKSATYAICGLTCALAAVIYTGMSNTAQASSYGGLELVVIASVIVGGTPLGGGGGGLFFTLIGLLLLSVIENLLPQFGVQEEYRNIVRGLIILIVVAVDVLVRGSGKKARRT